Proteins from a single region of Thermosinus carboxydivorans Nor1:
- a CDS encoding IS110 family RNA-guided transposase translates to MKQVIRIVHERCCGMDVHKKIIVACVITPDNKEIRTFGTMTDDLHELVSWLQSHGCSHVAMESTGVYWKPIYNLLEHTGIEILVVNAQHIKAVPGRKTDVKDAEWIAELLRHGLLQGSYIPSREQRELRELVRYRRSLIEERSREVNRLQKVLEGANIKLASVVTDITGVSARSMIEAMIKGTDDTKQLAQMAKGALRNKLADLEKALKGSLGYHQKMMLSMQLKHIETLDESIKELDKEIADRMRPFEEALELLDTIPGVNRRNAEEIIAEIGVDMSRFPSAEHLSSWSGMAPGHNESADKRKSGKTRKGNQHLRTTLVQSARSAARQKDTYLASQYRRICSRRGSNRAAVAVGHSILIIAYHILKKKQPYIELGANYFEQRSKDAAIKRALQLLQNAGIEINLENIVA, encoded by the coding sequence ATGAAACAAGTAATCCGCATTGTCCATGAACGCTGTTGTGGTATGGATGTTCACAAGAAGATTATCGTTGCCTGCGTTATCACACCTGACAACAAAGAAATTCGAACATTTGGCACTATGACGGACGACTTGCATGAATTAGTAAGCTGGCTTCAAAGTCACGGCTGTAGTCATGTAGCTATGGAAAGCACGGGAGTTTACTGGAAACCAATTTACAATCTTTTAGAACATACGGGAATTGAGATTTTGGTAGTCAATGCACAACACATAAAAGCAGTTCCGGGACGCAAGACAGATGTTAAAGATGCAGAGTGGATAGCTGAGTTACTACGGCATGGGTTACTGCAGGGCAGTTATATTCCAAGTCGTGAGCAGAGGGAATTACGGGAATTAGTAAGATATCGTCGGAGCCTCATAGAAGAACGCTCGAGAGAAGTAAATCGGCTACAAAAAGTTTTAGAAGGGGCAAATATTAAGTTGGCTTCTGTAGTAACCGACATTACTGGTGTTTCCGCCCGCTCTATGATAGAAGCTATGATAAAAGGAACCGATGATACCAAGCAGTTAGCGCAAATGGCAAAAGGAGCTTTGCGTAATAAACTTGCCGATTTAGAAAAGGCGTTAAAGGGCTCTCTTGGTTACCATCAAAAAATGATGCTATCCATGCAACTAAAACATATTGAAACGCTAGATGAAAGTATTAAAGAATTGGATAAAGAAATAGCAGACCGTATGCGCCCTTTTGAAGAAGCCTTGGAGCTATTAGACACCATACCCGGTGTTAATCGGCGCAATGCAGAAGAAATCATTGCTGAGATTGGAGTAGATATGAGTCGCTTCCCATCCGCGGAGCATCTTTCATCTTGGTCAGGAATGGCTCCAGGGCATAACGAAAGCGCTGATAAGCGAAAATCAGGAAAAACCCGTAAAGGAAACCAACATCTGCGAACAACACTTGTACAATCAGCTCGCTCTGCCGCCCGCCAAAAAGATACTTATCTTGCGTCTCAATACCGTAGAATCTGTTCCCGTCGTGGTTCTAACCGTGCTGCAGTAGCTGTAGGACATAGCATTTTAATAATTGCCTATCATATTCTCAAGAAAAAACAGCCGTACATTGAATTAGGTGCCAACTACTTTGAACAGCGAAGTAAAGATGCTGCAATAAAAAGAGCACTTCAACTTTTACAAAACGCAGGAATTGAAATAAACCTTGAAAATATAGTTGCTTAA
- a CDS encoding DNA recombination protein RmuC has translation MSELTIISLIFNVAALALLILLLLRSGRTAELAAWEKTFDRLERTLRAEAAQSRSEAADNARMLREELAGSVGRFQEAVLRRLHENTGAQMAQLEAFANILQNFTRVSDQKADRLREEIQAMRESNEQRLDKLRAVVDGQLKELRDDNGRRLEEMRRTVDEKLHATLEKRLGESFRLVSERLEQVHKGLGEMQALAAGVGDLKRVLTNVKARGIWGEYHLAGLLEQILAPDQYAQNVATKPGSAERVEFAVKLPGRDGEAAPVWLPIDAKFPQEDYQRLLDAQEKADAKLAEEAARALENRIRAEARDIAAKYISVPHTTEFAILFLPIEGLYAEVLRRPGLCDSLIREYRVIVTGPTTLAALLSSLQMGFRTLAIEKRSAEVWQLLGAVKTEFGKFGDLLDKTSRKLQEASNSIETAARKSRTIERKLKKVEELPAEEAIRLLDSAAAEEE, from the coding sequence ATGTCTGAATTAACGATAATTAGTCTTATCTTTAATGTCGCCGCTTTAGCCCTCCTCATCCTGCTGCTCCTTCGTAGCGGCCGGACCGCCGAGTTGGCCGCTTGGGAAAAAACTTTCGACCGACTGGAGCGCACCTTGCGCGCCGAAGCGGCGCAAAGCCGGAGTGAAGCGGCCGATAATGCCCGCATGCTGCGGGAAGAACTGGCCGGATCAGTCGGACGATTTCAAGAGGCCGTCTTGCGCCGCCTCCACGAAAACACCGGCGCCCAGATGGCCCAACTGGAGGCTTTTGCCAATATCTTGCAGAATTTCACCCGGGTGAGCGACCAGAAGGCCGACCGGCTGCGGGAGGAAATCCAGGCCATGCGGGAGAGCAATGAGCAGCGCCTGGACAAGCTGCGCGCGGTGGTGGACGGCCAGCTTAAAGAGCTGCGCGATGACAATGGCCGCCGACTTGAGGAAATGCGCCGCACGGTTGACGAAAAGCTGCATGCCACGCTGGAAAAGCGCCTGGGTGAGAGTTTTCGCCTGGTCAGCGAACGCCTGGAACAGGTTCACAAGGGGCTGGGTGAGATGCAGGCCCTCGCCGCCGGTGTGGGCGACCTCAAGCGGGTACTGACCAATGTTAAAGCCCGCGGTATTTGGGGCGAATACCACCTTGCCGGTCTGCTCGAACAAATCCTTGCCCCTGACCAGTATGCCCAAAACGTGGCCACCAAGCCAGGATCGGCAGAACGGGTGGAGTTTGCCGTCAAACTGCCGGGGCGCGACGGGGAAGCAGCCCCGGTCTGGCTGCCCATTGACGCCAAATTTCCCCAGGAAGATTACCAGCGCCTGCTCGATGCCCAGGAAAAAGCCGATGCCAAGTTGGCGGAGGAGGCGGCGAGAGCCCTGGAGAACCGCATACGGGCCGAGGCGCGCGATATTGCCGCCAAGTATATCAGCGTCCCCCATACGACCGAGTTTGCCATTCTGTTTCTGCCCATCGAGGGCCTCTACGCCGAAGTGCTGCGCCGCCCTGGTCTGTGCGATAGCCTGATCCGGGAATACCGGGTCATTGTTACCGGGCCGACGACGCTTGCTGCCCTGCTCAGCAGCCTGCAGATGGGCTTTCGGACGTTGGCTATCGAAAAACGCAGCGCCGAAGTATGGCAGCTGCTCGGCGCCGTTAAGACCGAATTCGGCAAGTTTGGCGATCTCCTGGATAAAACCAGCCGTAAACTGCAGGAGGCGTCCAACTCAATTGAAACGGCGGCCCGCAAGTCGCGGACGATTGAGCGGAAACTGAAAAAGGTGGAAGAACTCCCCGCCGAAGAAGCCATCCGCCTCCTTGACAGCGCCGCGGCGGAAGAAGAATGA
- a CDS encoding MazG-like family protein, which yields MLSHEPDILRRLRLIEGLKAELVSQVGKLFQAFAQTSEQAIREALASIVIACYVLGRRLGIDFAALDEVILTRLGQTIKQDPEVEKWFGDYSDFQRHLKNKR from the coding sequence GTGCTATCCCATGAGCCAGATATTCTGCGCCGCTTGCGTCTCATCGAAGGGCTGAAGGCCGAGCTGGTCAGCCAGGTGGGAAAGTTATTCCAGGCCTTTGCTCAAACAAGCGAGCAAGCCATCCGCGAGGCGCTGGCATCAATCGTTATTGCCTGTTATGTGCTGGGCCGGCGGCTAGGCATCGATTTCGCCGCCCTGGACGAAGTGATTTTGACCCGTTTGGGCCAAACTATAAAGCAAGACCCGGAAGTGGAAAAGTGGTTTGGCGACTACAGCGATTTTCAGCGTCATTTGAAAAATAAGAGGTGA
- a CDS encoding YybS family protein, giving the protein MRNSGIRPMVEGGVLAAVAIMFAFISAYIPVIGPFVNLIWPVPIILLGVRHGYKWSIMATVVAGIIIAILMHPLHAVSVVVGFGLIGIVLGHAFRAGFSPARAIGWGAVASLVSKAAVLAIGAVFLSINPLNIQGDVMAQAAEQAIDFYRRLGMKEEDLARMGEMMRTMLDLFKVILPAGFVLAAVVDTYLNFVVAKAVLGRLGHRIAPFPPFKEWTLPRVFLYVFIIAILALYWGQSRDIKLLYNAGVNLQMLSTVALLVQGMAVFYFLADKYNLSRFVRGIILFLIFSNGFLMQVVIFAGAFDMALDYRRLRSPHSV; this is encoded by the coding sequence ATGCGTAATAGTGGTATCCGACCGATGGTAGAGGGCGGCGTGCTGGCCGCCGTAGCCATCATGTTCGCCTTTATCAGCGCGTATATTCCCGTAATTGGCCCGTTTGTCAACCTTATCTGGCCGGTGCCCATCATCCTTCTGGGAGTACGGCATGGCTATAAATGGAGCATTATGGCGACAGTTGTGGCCGGCATCATCATTGCCATCCTTATGCATCCTCTCCACGCCGTCTCGGTTGTCGTTGGCTTCGGTCTCATCGGCATCGTGCTGGGCCATGCTTTTCGCGCCGGCTTTTCGCCGGCCAGGGCCATCGGGTGGGGGGCGGTTGCCTCGCTTGTTTCCAAGGCGGCCGTGCTGGCGATCGGCGCCGTCTTTCTCAGTATAAATCCGCTTAACATCCAGGGCGATGTTATGGCCCAGGCCGCCGAACAGGCCATCGATTTTTACCGCCGGCTTGGCATGAAAGAGGAAGACTTGGCCCGCATGGGCGAAATGATGCGGACCATGCTCGACCTCTTCAAAGTCATTTTGCCCGCCGGTTTCGTGCTGGCAGCGGTAGTGGATACCTATCTTAATTTTGTTGTGGCCAAGGCGGTGCTGGGTCGGCTCGGCCACCGCATCGCTCCCTTTCCGCCGTTTAAGGAATGGACGCTGCCGCGCGTTTTCTTGTATGTGTTCATCATCGCCATCCTGGCCCTCTATTGGGGACAGTCCCGGGACATTAAACTGCTCTACAATGCCGGTGTAAACCTCCAAATGCTTAGCACGGTGGCGCTGCTCGTGCAAGGTATGGCGGTATTTTACTTCCTTGCCGATAAATACAATTTGTCAAGATTTGTCCGTGGTATTATACTGTTCTTGATATTCAGCAATGGCTTTCTCATGCAGGTAGTCATTTTCGCGGGCGCTTTTGATATGGCCCTTGACTACCGGCGGCTACGGTCGCCGCATTCGGTGTAA